The window gtcagttctttactgctattgatctctcgatttgctccccttcactattctcccatttttcctGCTGGGttacaataatccacgaggcagcgatcattttcctataattttgagagagactggctgtggttgatgtcacccgacccgcgtgccctggtggaaactggatcaagcaaacttgaccctctttcactgctcttgcagaactttatcctgccattgtctgtgaGCCATCAACAGACGaatgtgtggcagcagtaactgactgtattatacaaccAGTTGCTcgatgtattcttaaaacctcgttacattttccacgatatcctcgtccgtggtagaatcctgcttgccacatggcacagaaggatCAAAAACGagtctgggatactttttgtaggtgtCCCATAGTtgcactgcattgctttccagcaggcctgtgcacatgctcggtgggtaagaagtgtcaaagccagaaggaatctcggattaagttcacaaccagcatatcttctaccaccagtttcaaggtCATATGGGAAAAGATTCAAAAGTCATTGGAcgatataattctgttcccctctcgatcttgctttcCGATAGCCAGGATGTAACTGATACCCAAAGCATTGCTGATACTTCAGGTAAAAGCTTTTGCCTggtatctagtacttctgcttcttcctccaccttcttagccatcaagacttgtgcaaagcaatcacctctttcctttcaagttgattctaattgtccctttacattggtggaactcaaactggcccttcatcggtctggcagtacattggttggacctgatgatgtacactatcaAATGCTGcactatctatctcctgcttctcttgctattcttctgattgtttttaaccagatcgacaagaaaatgtttttcctggtgccaggctattgttctatctttttctaagcctgggaaggatcccaagattcttttgAACTTCCATCCAATTGCATTGACGAGCTGTATTTCTAAGACTtcagagagaatggttaatgctcgtctcgTTTGGTTCCTCGAATGAAACAACCTCCTTTCGTCCATCCGGtatgggttccgacgacagcactccactgtggactacctgatttgacttgaaacatcaatcagagaagcctttctcaaacgacaagatcttgtattaatgttttttggcatggagaaggcttatgatacaatatggaggtgtggcattttgcgagacctccacatGTATGTATGGATGACgtagccatttgcccatttttatttaaaaaaatttaatggacaggaggTTCCAAGtacgtgtgggttcgacactttccagATCTTTTCTACGAGAAGTTTGAGCCCCTCacggctgtgttttgagtgtcacattttttattatatagattaaTATCACACTGAACAACTTTCACATCTGATGTCCGTGGTGAACATGAGATATGTTGAGCAGGAGctgcagactgccctcaatcatttactgaaatggaccacagcaaacagctttaacttttctctctaaaaccatttgcatgcacttttccaccaacagggtatttaccctgatcctgaactctgtatcggtgaagttgtgctgcccgTGGTCtatgagacaaagttcttggggcgtatctttgaccgtaagctgacctgtataccacatatcaagcagctacgggccaaatgtacaagagcactgaacattgtacgtgttctctcttccaccacttggggagcagattgatgttctgtaCTAAAGAGATATCGTGCTATttttcgatcaaaactcgactatgatcactggtctatggctctgccaggacctcggccttaaagatgctggaccccattcatcatcaaggacttcggctctgcactggggctttctacatttccccagttcagagcttatacatagagtctcatgaatcttctttggGTACATGGATTAagtatggtcctgtattcaaggctcgactccgtgccagttggcagtcgatcCTATGttgaactttggccgtcttgcttccataaggatcggaaagagtaagttgttctaactagagtacgcatttttcagttttttaactcatcgttttcttttatctgtaattgatgcaccagtgtattgtctgtgtaacactcagatcacaataagccacattttattgtcttgccgtcgttatgactctcaacgacagcaccattttgaacatgttttgtcccaaggtttagtGTTATTGGTGCTGGTGaaactgtccaccttggaaatgtttttaaagaccattaatctttttaatgctatttaagttttttgatTTATGAATTACTTTTTTTGATGTGTTTcctttttaagaatcacagtccatctagttcgatttgaaattagaaaatggccataatgttaaACAACTCGAAATCAgaactggaaaggtcaacttcaaaTGACTGACTCTGGTtttgtatttacctgttagtcttcctggtgagttatgataattacagttacactacagaaagtcctctacaacttgtattactgtagtttttctcttaccgctGTAGATTAGGTGTAAACGTtggtttaatgctatttatgtgtttttttaaacattgttttgttttaccttaatttccttttatgaattttactaaatttactttaattttaactttttaccggatgtttggcgcagatagcctagttgttttgtgcCGTAAAACACCCAACCAACCAATGCATCAACAGCCATGGAGGTCCTAGCATTACGAGTTTAAGAAGTAGATTTAAATATTCTCTCTCTTTTCATGGATGGGTGTACAGGAACTTCTAGAAGGGTACGTTGTGGTTTGCCAGTACTGttcaacactactaatatttctTCTAAACGCAAAACCTTTCgcttttcacattttttataattgtggAATAGGATAGTTTCACGTTGGAAAATCCTGCAGTGTAACGCAATCAGGAGTCTATTTCAGGCACCATTTGCAAATCACCAATTTCCAATTGAAATGTAATAAAGAGGGCTAAGGCTAGCAACCCGCGTTACCTAGGGAGTAACCAGAAGCAAAATTATGCAAATTGTTACTGCCACGGAGTAAAAACAAGGACagtaaacttttgtattttaggGATAGCAGCTTTATGGAAATACTCGTGAACTATGCTATCAATGAATACGGTACAAAATCATTATCTTTTCGTGAATAAACTTAGCTCACACTTCTGTAAACCCAATTAAACGGAGCTttaacaaagttaattttaaaacatctttgaTACGAAACGAACTCTGTGCACGAGATCTCGATATTCAGTTTTAACTCATTTTGTTGACTGTGCCATTTGGTATTTGAAAACGATAATTTTGAGTAATTTTCTTGCTCGATAGTGAACTTAAGATGTTAACCACTTAATTAATGTAAGGAATTTACCAAAACGTTTATGtgacaaatgtattattattattattcacttgaAGCATGTTGTGAAATTGTTCATAGGACAGTTTCAGCTATTGCTTCTCACAATAACTGATCGTAAGTGGTTCGGGCACTTGGCTCGTATTCTGTGGgttacaggtttgaatccccattactCGCCATTACAttcgtagaggcgttataatttgacggaagtttcattattcgttagtaaaagagttggctgtgggtgatatTGAGTGGCTGCTTCCGCCCTAGTCTATgattgccaaattagggacgactagcgttgatagccctcaagagctttgtgcaaaatacaaaacaaacaagattgtGTGTGGTcatttaaactgaaataacattCTATAGAAAACAAGTTTTACACAAATTACCACAGTTATTAGTGTATACAAAACACAGTTTATTTATTGTGACTCAACATGAAAAACATCGATATCTACCTCTATAAACATCATGATGAAATTCTACAACCTGGGTTCATTGGGCCCTGTAGTTTCTGTTGTGCCACATATCTATTTTCTTTTGTTACGTGGAAGGGAAAAACGGTTAAATTCGAAACCTTCAGTTCACACAGTTAAAGGAACTGTAATGAGATGTATTTTGTTCTCTGGTGcatttttgcatgttttaaatttctaattgtAAGGGAAAccgttttcttatttttttctgtaaatccTTTTGCTATACTATTGAAATAGACTGCAGTCTTATTGTAGACATCTTGTCCTTGCCTTATtatactataaaacaaaatatcatgaaatttcataaaaatcGTTTGAGTAGACAATGGAAACAAACACTAGGTTCTGTTAGATgttaacaattttcattttatttttataccctTTGTGAgtcaacttgtttttgttttttagcctCCACTTTCTTCTGTAAGGAATATGCCTCCacttatttaaaagtaagtttgGTGAATATATGGTAGaaggtttttaattataattagcGCAAAATAGAGCGTGTAAGGTATTACAACTTAAATTACGACAATAATTTTGATGGGATAACATTGACAgtcttatgaaataaaaataatcgtGGTTTCCTGTTTCACCAGTTTCTTAAAAGTGTTCTGTAATTTTGGAATATGCCTATCTTGATATTAATTCACAAGgaagaaaacttttatttcatgtcGATTTCTAGAGACATCTAAAGCACCTCTTGAGATGTACTACCCTCGAGGCTCAGACAGGGCCGAAGTGTCGTACTAGCCAGATGTAGCCCATCTGGCAATACCGTAGGATATACAGTTATTGAGCCGTGCACCCCAACCACCAGACTATGCCatgtttcataaaagtttttaaggtgtagctttgtgggaaattcaaaacaaatcaaacaaatttttaaaccaaatgaaaaattcgccaaagtaagaaaataaattaaaaatgttcaaacaccATTTCAGAGTTACATCAACAGTTACAGTGCTACCCTGTACTGAATTAGTACTAATGTTTATTGTCTTAGTCAAGTCATCTTAGTTTCAACAATTTTACAATGTCattgtatatttaatatgttgttaATTCTTACTACTTAATAAATAGTGATATTAATTATAATAGCTAACGTTATACCCATCTGGCTATACCGGGCCATGTTTCATAAAGTAAACACCATTTCAGAGTTACATCAACAGTGCAGTGCTACCCTGTACTGAATTAGTACTAATGTTTATTGTCTTAGTCAAGTCATCTTAGTTTCAACAATTTTACAATGTCattgtatatttaatatgttgttaATTCTTACTACTTAATAAATAGTGATATTAATTATAATAGCTAACGTTATACCACACTTTATTAAATTAGTGTTAATGCAATGGTATTTACAattcattgtttctgtttgtcTGGATTGATAATTTGATAACTCAATGGGTACCTGGTTTAAAGCttttctgttataataattttttatacctTTATCTACTAGATAcactgttaatttttattctgtCAGGGGTCTAGTTATTTGTGagtaagggcctggcatggcctagtgcgtaaggcgtgcgactcgtaatccgagggtcgcgggtttgcgcccgcgtcgcgccaaacatgcttgccctcccagccgtgggggcgttataatgttacggtcaatcccactattcgttggtaaaagagtagcccaagagttggcggtgggtggtgatgactagctgccttctctctagtcttacactgctaaattagggacggctagcccagatagccctcgagtagctttgtgcgaaattccaaacaaacaaacaaacatttgtgagTAAATCGTGTTTGCACTTACCCCCCTttcaaataattatgttaataacagtaataatcaCAGGTAGTTTGTTCAATTAATGTATTTCAAGTCATAATAGTTCATgctttgtacttttttattttgaaattttgcagaAAACATCCACATGAAGCGAAATCGACCAAGTGAATTTCAACAAAGAAAAGTGAAGAAAGCAAGAAAACAGATGGCTTAGGTAATGTCTGAATCAATTTTGAAGTACGCGACGCATTCAACATCAAGTGCAATAGGAGAAAGTCCTGAAGATATTCAGCCTGGTGAATCTGAAGGACAAATACAAGAAGCATCTTCACAAGAGAATTTAAACGAGAGAGAGCGCGCAATGATTTTGACTGTCTGTGTGTCTACTGCTTCATGagaatttttttatcaaattgaaattgataaaatatttctttcgcTTGACCAtgagtcacacaaaaatagacaAATCTGGCTTTACTTTAAATTGAACATGAATATGCGAAGAAGGTGAATTCTGATGAGGTCATTGGccaatttgtaaaaattaaggCTCGAAAGCAGAGACTGAATCCTTTATATTTACCCTTGAAGAATAAACTGAGTGTTGACACTGGAATTCCTttggtttttgtatttaaaaactgcAGTATTACCTGTTCACTGAATTTTTAATGTcctacattttttatttccaatttGATTATGAcagtattattctgtttaaatagCTACttgtaaacataatatatttttctgtgtgtttaaattttaaaattgtttatgagGGACTccctctagtacagcggcaagtctacggatttacaacgctaaaatcaggggttcgatttcctaggtgggctcagcagataacccgatgtggctttgctgtaagaaaacagaCAAACGTTTATGGGAGAGATGCCAAATACTTTAGGAACGCTCCTAGCGaactataaacattaacaacaaataaaagtgttattCCGCTGTTTGACTTCTAGCAAACTTGTATTAAAACTGTTCATGCTTTTAAAACGCATATTATTTTCTAGTAACTACgtttaattaagtttaatacttatggttttaacataaaataatgtttagtgaCAACAAGAGACCTCACAGTTGTCCCATCCTTTAAGCCATACTAAAACGTATTAAATAAGTAAGTGTAAAGTTAGTCCTTATTGTtaatatatctatcaagctttctttgaAATTCACTCATAGTTATTACCTCCACAACATCTGTGGGAAACCCATTCCGTATGTCAACCACCATattcgaaaaacaaaattatttaaagtgcAAACGCATTCAAGCTAACCTGAAATCTGTATTTGTGCTCCATAATTCTATAATCCTCgctgttaattatgaaaaatgttgatatattcacatttttttcGTCTCTTAAAAATCAAACGACTTTATTCTTATTTGAATAAAgttttggtttaatttatttacttcatattGATATTAGATGATTAGGATAACAGTCTGTACATAGGCTCCGTAAATcagtatttcttatttataaacaatgattaaaagcaaaaaagtatttaaacaagtaatattatttttctctgcATGTATGTATAGATGTCAGCAGGGTAGCTGTATCCATTACTTACGTCAGCTTGCCGCATGGCTTCTTGATGCTTGTAAGAAGTGCATTCCATTGTTGAATAACGATCGTGGTTTGTGGAAAGTTAATaggtttgttaaaattaaaatactagaaaatgaaactgaacattattttaaaaaatttatgtaGCTTAAAGACTGTTATTGCGACACGTATTACGGACACGCAAGTAGATATTGTTGAAATTCCGTCAAGGGCTAGTTGCTCTGGATTTTGTACAAATTTTAGCACTAGCAGCCCTGTTTTTCGACCTCCAGTTCTTGAACTTCCTTCGTCGGAACGTTTGTTTTCACCGAATGCTATCTGTTGGTACTTGTTTCGTCAGCGAGAATTTAGGGATGATACTGCGTTTGATCTCTGTACCGAGGAATGGCTGGAGTGGGAAAGCAACTATTTGCAACCATATGTTACGACACTTTTAGCAAGTTTCTTTGAGAATAATAAACTAAATGAACAGTTATTTTCAACTTTAATGAATCATTTGCAATATCTGGAGACATTCCTCACGTCTACACCTCATTTTCCTCGCAGCAGTGGAACATCACCAGGACTGGGTGATGTGGTTGTTTGGTCAACTGTATATCCAATAATAACAGATGAGAAACTAGGTGCAGCCACAGTTAAACAATTTTCTTCTCTTTGTAGGTGGTTTGATGAAGTTGGTTTGAACAAAAGTTTTAAAGAAGCAGTGCAGTATGTTTTTGATGGAAAGAAACCAAGTGCTTGTAAGGAAACTTTGATTGTTAAAGACCCTGTTTTACTTAATTTTGCTTTATCTACTCAGAGAGGTAAATTGGTTTCAAAAGTAATTAATTCAAGTGATGTTGAAACAAACACTTCTGAGGTTGAAGATGTTATTAGCCAAGAagaagtatttgttgtttttaacaactggTTGAAAGGGAAAAGTTCTATGCCTAAGAAGTCTGAAGAAAAGGTTCCAGTTCTACCCCAAGAaggtgaaagaaatattttaataactagtgCTTTACCATATGTGAACAATGTTCCTCACTTAGGAAACATCATAGGGGCTGTGCTTAGTGCTGACGTCTTTGCTAGGTATTGTCGGAACAGAAATTATGTGACATTGTATATCTGTGGGACAGACGAGTATGGCACTGCTACAGAAACAAAAGCCTTAGAGGAAGGAGTGACACCTCGGGAAATTTGTGATAAGTACCACAGACTGCACAAAGAGATATACCAGTGGTTTAACATATCATTTGATTACTTTGGAAGAACAACATCTGATTGGCAAATCAGAATTGCACAAGACATCTTTCTAAAGCTCTATGCAAAAAATTACTTGTTAGAAGATACTGTCGAACAGCTATTTTGTGAAAAATGCCACAGATTCCTGGCTGACAGATTTGTGCTTGGTACATGTCCATTTTGTCTATATGATGATGCCCGAGGTGATCAGTGTGACAAATGTGGACGGCTGATTAATGCAGTAGAACTAAAAGAACCCAAATGTAAAGTATGTTCAAGCACTCCCATCTTGAAAACGTCTCATCACTTGTTTATAGATTTGCCTAAACTTCAACCAGAGTTGCGTACTTGGCTTGATAAGAGCTGTGAGAGTGGATATTGGACTAATACAGCTAAGGTTATTACATATTCTTGGCTAAAAGAAGGTCTGAAACCCCGTTGTTTAACTCGGGATTTGAAGTGGGGAATTCCTGTTCCCGTGAAAGGCtatgaaaacaaagtattttacgTTTGGTTTGATGCTCCAATTGGATACTTTTCTATCACTGCTTCTTATACTGATCAGTGGGAAAAGTGGTGGAAACAGCCAGAGAAGGTACAGCTATATCAGTTTATGGCTAAAGATAATGTACCATTTCATAGTATAATTTTTCCTGCATCCATAATTGGGATGGAGGAAAAATTCACCATGGTGAATCACTTGGTTGCTGTTGAATATCTCAATTACGAAAATGACAAATTTTCAAAAAGTAGAGGAATAGGAGTATTTGGTACAGATGCTAAAGAGACTGGAATTCCATCAGATGTTTGGCGTTTTTACCTTCTGAGTCTCCGACCGGAATCCCAGGACTCCTCTTTCAGTTGGAACgagtttttattgaaaaataactcGGAGTTGTTAAACAACTTTGGCAACTTTGTAAACCGAGCACTGATGTTCCTTGCCAATAACTTCAGTTGTGTGATTCCGGAAATGAAAATGAGTGAAGAAGATAAGGTGTTATTAGTACATGTCAATCGAGAATTGCAGAGTTATATCGAGTTGATGGAAAAAGTAAAGCTTCGAGATGCAATTCGTCCAGTGCTCTCTATTAGCCGTTTGGGAAATCAACACATTCAGTCCAACAAGCCTTGGGAACATGTGAAGGGCAGCAAGGAACAAAGAGAACGTGCAGGAACAGTCATGGGTCTCTGTGCTAACATTGCCTGCTTGCTGGCTACTTTAATTGAGCCTTACATGCCAGAGACAAGTGCTAAATTAAAACAGCAGCTAAACACAACTTCAGAGTGTCACGTTGTTACTTCCTTTTTTACTTGCTGTTTACCACCAGGACACAGAATCAATCATCCTGAACCACTTTTCAAAAAACTTGAACCAAGTTTTATTGAAGACATGAAGATAAGATTTTCAAGTAACCAAAAACCCAAAGAGAAATCACCATCAAAGAAAATACTAAGCAAAGGTGGTAAGCCTATATCTGTTATAGAACCAAGTGCTCATGTGAAATAATGCAGTCAACCAAACATCTTTAGAACATTTAGCAGATCTTGTGACTAAGCAAGGAAATCTAGTTAGAGATTTGAAAAGTAAGGAGGCTGAAAAAGCAGAAATTGAGAAGGAAGTTCAAAATCTTCTGGAGTTAAAAAGACGGTTGGCTTTAGCTTCAGGGAAAGATCCTAATGAAGTAACTAGACAACAGAAGAAAAAGAAGGGAAAGAAATAACATAAGAATGAATAAACAAACCTAATTGGATggaatgatattaaaataatttgattcttCAGAGATGCCAAGAACTTTACTTgaacaaatttaatttaaatgcaTAAAAAACCATCAACTGGCTTTCTTGgataatttatgtttaatgtaattaaactaatattaacatgaatgtgtaatgtatgaaaacttaaaaaaatatttaactttgtaaGCTTGTGACATTTCTGTGAATTGGTATAATAGATATTCTGTTCCTTACAAATACAGTAGGTTGATGTtattaaagatgaaaaatatatatatatatctattaagtaataaacataacatttccTCAGATGCAGATGTGGCTTGTCTGTTAACTATGTAATTTTAGTTAACTCCAGTTTTATGTgactttacatttttaatatttctaattttttgtaatatttaactgaatataaaaatacCAATATGATGATGTTCTAAGTTGGTTATTATAAACAATGTACTTAAAACGAAAGTTACCATCACATTCCAAGTAATTTACCTGTTTGATTACTAATTTTAGAGAAATTTTCCAACCTTATTTGGACCTGCACAATTTTTTTTAGTCatctttaatgaaaaacaaaattcaaattcatACTACGAATTCAACCTGTACAGTCGTTAACTTCAGTCttaaatgttttctgttctgCACTATTTTTTTGAAATGCAAGAGGAAGAAgagttgatacgtcattttacaTTAGGTAAAATCTCGAGCTTTGGTCCTAAGCTTTAAGTACACAGAGGTACGATCTTCATATTTAGGTATAACTCAGATATTGTAAActttttaaactacatttttaattACTGGTCATTA of the Tachypleus tridentatus isolate NWPU-2018 chromosome 13, ASM421037v1, whole genome shotgun sequence genome contains:
- the MetRS gene encoding LOW QUALITY PROTEIN: methionyl-tRNA synthetase 1 (The sequence of the model RefSeq protein was modified relative to this genomic sequence to represent the inferred CDS: inserted 2 bases in 1 codon) produces the protein MKLNIILKNLCSLKTVIATRITDTQVDIVEIPSRASCSGFCTNFSTSSPVFRPPVLELPSSERLFSPNAICWYLFRQREFRDDTAFDLCTEEWLEWESNYLQPYVTTLLASFFENNKLNEQLFSTLMNHLQYLETFLTSTPHFPRSSGTSPGLGDVVVWSTVYPIITDEKLGAATVKQFSSLCRWFDEVGLNKSFKEAVQYVFDGKKPSACKETLIVKDPVLLNFALSTQRGKLVSKVINSSDVETNTSEVEDVISQEEVFVVFNNWLKGKSSMPKKSEEKVPVLPQEGERNILITSALPYVNNVPHLGNIIGAVLSADVFARYCRNRNYVTLYICGTDEYGTATETKALEEGVTPREICDKYHRLHKEIYQWFNISFDYFGRTTSDWQIRIAQDIFLKLYAKNYLLEDTVEQLFCEKCHRFLADRFVLGTCPFCLYDDARGDQCDKCGRLINAVELKEPKCKVCSSTPILKTSHHLFIDLPKLQPELRTWLDKSCESGYWTNTAKVITYSWLKEGLKPRCLTRDLKWGIPVPVKGYENKVFYVWFDAPIGYFSITASYTDQWEKWWKQPEKVQLYQFMAKDNVPFHSIIFPASIIGMEEKFTMVNHLVAVEYLNYENDKFSKSRGIGVFGTDAKETGIPSDVWRFYLLSLRPESQDSSFSWNEFLLKNNSELLNNFGNFVNRALMFLANNFSCVIPEMKMSEEDKVLLVHVNRELQSYIELMEKVKLRDAIRPVLSISRLGNQHIQSNKPWEHVKGSKEQRERAGTVMGLCANIACLLATLIEPYMPETSAKLKQQLNTTSECHVVTSFFTCCLPPGHRINHPEPLFKKLEPSFIEDMKIRFSSNQKPKEKSPSKKILSKGGKPISVIEPSAHVXNNAVNQTSLEHLADLVTKQGNLVRDLKSKEAEKAEIEKEVQNLLELKRRLALASGKDPNEVTRQQKKKKGKK